The following are from one region of the Segatella oris genome:
- a CDS encoding FKBP-type peptidyl-prolyl cis-trans isomerase N-terminal domain-containing protein yields MKKSLPWPHKKIEKTMIKKDYAEANRRWLAEKAKEEGVKALPHGIYYKHLKDDQP; encoded by the coding sequence ATAAAAAAGAGCCTTCCATGGCCTCACAAGAAGATTGAAAAAACAATGATAAAGAAAGACTATGCAGAAGCCAACCGACGTTGGTTAGCAGAGAAAGCAAAAGAGGAAGGCGTGAAAGCCCTGCCTCACGGTATTTACTATAAACATCTGAAAGATGACCAACCATAG